The region CGTTCACCTGAAGCGGCAGGGTGGTTGGCGGAAGGCAGAGCTTGTCGTTGCAGGCCTGATAGCGGAGCTCGAGCGGCAGAGCCACTTCGCCGCGCGGAATCCTCGGACTGGTCGCCACCCGCAGGCCGAGCACGATCGTGCCGTCGTACACCGCCATTTTTTCATCGGAGAAAGCAAACTCTTTCAGGTTCGCCTTGGGGTAGGCCGCCTCGAGCACCCGCATCCCGGCGGGCGGCTGGGCGCGCAATTGCGTGGGAATCAAATATTCCTGGAGCGGCTTGGAGGCGTTGATGTGGTACCCAGGAGCGATTTCTGCCAGGACGGCGACGCGAAATTCGCCTCCTTGCGGCACCGATTGCAGAGAAACATAGCCCTGCGCGCGGACAATCGGCTCGTTCCTCCTCGGAAATTGCGCCGCCCGTGCGAGCGGCGGGCCGTTTGCGGTCAAGCCGCCGGCAACCAAGAGACTGGAAAACAGAAAATAGAAAATAGAAAAGAGCCTATTTTCTAATTTCTCTTTTCTAATTTCTGTTCCCTTACCCATGTACTTCTTTGAATCCTTCCGGATGAATTAGAGTTCCTTCGCAATCTGTTCGTTCACCTGGTCTTCGTAGGCCAGCAGGATGCCAAGATAGCGTTCCACGATTTGGCCATTTTTGGAGATCAGAAAGCTCGTCGGAATGCCCAGGATGCCCCCAAATTTCGTGGCGACCTCCTCATCGCCAATCCAGATGGGATAATTGACCTTGGCCTGCTGCGCGTAAGGGGCAACCACTTTGGCGCCCTCCTCGTCCATGGCGATGCCGACCACCGTGAAGCCTTTCTCGCCGTACTTCTTCTGCAGCTCAATCAGCCACGGAATCTCGATGGTGCAGGGCTTGCACCAGGTGGCCCAGAAGTTGACCAGCACGACCTTGCCTTCGAGGTCCGACATCCTGACCTCGCGGCCCTCCAGGTCCTTGATTTTGAATTCAGGCGCTCGGTTCGCCGATGCCGCTGTGCCCGACCGGGCTGCCCGGGGCGCGCTCCGCCGGCCATACCAATATGCTCCGCCCACCAGGCCGGCCACCAGCAACAGCCCCAAAATCGTCTTTTGTCCCGAACTCATTCCCCCTCCTTGCCGAAGCATAGAAATGCGAACATAGAAAAGAGAAATTAGAAAACGGGCCTATTTTCTATTTTCCATTTTCCCTTTTCTGCCTTCAGCATGAATGCTTACCAGACGAAACGATTCAAGAACGCAAGCTGGTTCGAAAGCCACGTCAGCCGGTTGAAGAAGATGAGCAGGCCGACGGCCAGCAATAAGATCCCGGAAAATACTTCCACGGCCTGCAGGTGGCGGCGAAAGCGACGATAAAAACGAAGAAAGCCGTTGATGCCCAGCGTGGTCAGCAGGAAGGGCAAGCCCAGACCCGCCGAATAGACAGCCAGCAGGTTGATTCCCTCGCTCACTTTCTCCTTCGTCGCGGCGAGCGTCAGCACCGTGCCCAGGATCGGGCCGATGCAGGGCGTCCAGCCAAAAGCAAACGCCAAGCCGATCACAAATGCCCCGAGCCACCCCATCTTCCCCGGCGCGCCCTGAAAGCGCTTCTCACGGTAAAGGTAGGAGATCTTGAGCAGGCCCGTCAGGTGCAAGCCAAAAAGAATGATGATGGCGCCGGCAATCTTGTAAAACAGCGGTTTGTTGAGCAGGAGAAATTTTCCCACGGCGCTGGCCGACGCGCCAAGCGCCACGAAGACGACGGAGAAACCCAGGACGAAGGCGAGCGAGGAGGCCAGGATGGGCCCGAGCTTCGCCTGCTCGGAATCCTGCAACTGCTCCACGCTCAGGCCGGAGATCAAAGAGACATATCCCGGCACCAGCGGCAACACGCAGGGCGACAGGAATGAAATCAGCCCAGCCAGAAACGCCGTCGCAAAGGTGACGTCAACCATACGCTCGTTCTCTCTTAGATGCGTTTCTCAACCGATGCGCTTCAGCCATTTTCTCACATCCCTTTCCCTCCCGCTGCCGCCGTTTGCATGCCCTGCCTCTTTCTCCTAGAATGGGGTTTTTGCGTCCCGGTCAGCGTGGGTGACCGATGGCCTGCCCGATCTGCCAAAAGCGCAAGGCAAAGCGTTTCTGTCCCGGCAAGGGTGAATCTATTTGCCCCGTCTGTTGCGGGACGGAGCGCGAAGTGACCATTGATTGCCCGGGCGACTGCCCCTACCTCGTCGCCTCGCGGCGATACGGAGAAGAGCGAAAAACGTTCACCGCGGGCGACCTGCCGTTTCCCGATGTGGCCGTGCCCGAGGATCTGGTCCACGTCCAGCGGAAATTCCTTTCCGGCCTCGGCTACGCCATCCTCTTATTCTGGAAACAAACTAAGGGCCTGACGGACGCGGAGGCTCTCATCGCGCTTGAGCATATGGCGCAAACCTTTGAGACGCTGCGCAGCGGGATCTACTATGAAAAGCTGCCGGACGCGGCACTGCCCCGCGAGCTTTATCGCCAGCTTGCCGCATTTATCCAGGAGTATCAGAAGAACGAGGCGGAGCGCACCGGCTCCGCCCCCTTGAGCTTGACCGGCGCTCCCGCTCTGCCTGAAAAAGAGATTTTTCAGGTGCTCGTTTTCCTTTTGCGCGTGGGAAGGTCGCGCACCAACGGCCGGCCCAAAAGCCGCGCCTTCCTTGACTTTCTCCGGGCGCAGTATCCCGCCGAGGCGGACCTCAGGAAAGAAGAGCCGCGGATTATTGTGCCGGGAAGTTAGTAAAAGCTGATTCACAGCCGGTGGGCGTGTGCAGGTGTCATCCTGAGGCCCGACCCTGTCGGAGCGAAGGATCTCACCGCGAGATGCTTCGTCCGCCGCGGCGGACTCAGCATGACAAGGCTGCTGAGACTGTTCACGGAGTTAACCCCGACGCTTTGCGTCGGGGCCCAGAATGACGTCAACGTTAGTGCTGTGCGCTTATGAAATGAGCCTGACCCGGTAGAAACTGTTCCGTTCTATTTCAGTTTTGCCAGATCGAAGACGGCGTCCACTTTAGGCCCGTCGGGCGATTCCAGCACGATGCGGAGCGGCTGCTCGGTGTCCAACTCGTCGAGCGGCACGCTGAAGGCCAATTCCACGTGCCAGGCCGCCCCTGACGGCGGCGCTCCGTAGTTCTGATAGTCCGAAAATTTTGCCGTAAGCTCCTCGTCATCCTGATAGGCGCGCATGCGATAGTCTTTGCCCGGCTCGAGCGTTCGGGCGGTGAAAAAGAACATGCGTGCCCGGAGAACAATGTTCTTTTCAAGCTCCTCGGTCGAGGCGAAGGCTTCCTTCTCGGTGTAGCGATGGTCGGTGCGGTGCTGGGTCGCCGCCAACGTCGCAATCCGGCTGAAGCGCGTGTCCAGCGTGATGCGCTCGACCGGCGGGTCGGTCACTCCTCGAAAAAGTTCGTTGTAGGGCTCAAAGAATTTCTGAAGCGATTCGACATCCTCCGTCTGGCCTAGCTTGATCGCCGCGCGCGCCGCATCCTCGTCAATCTGGAATCGAGAGTGCTCTTCGGCAGCCGACAGTGAGCCACCCGGGAACAGGCTCGCCAGGCAGACCGAGATGAGCACCCTCACCAAGGATTTCACGCCAACATTGTAGCGCAGGCAAAGCGGCCAGGAGCGGGAAACGGAAAACCGGAATGCGGTAGTCCTATTTTCCGATTCCTGTTTTCTATCCCTCAGCAGGGATTCATCCTGAAGTCCGGAAGTATGGTCTTTGTCGGCGGGAAGACAAATCCGAGGCTCATCTGTGGCTCTGGTGCGGCGAGGCCCTGAACCGTCTGATTCAGGGCGAAGCGATCCGGCTCATACGGCCTGCTCGCGAAGCCGTGTTTGGCGCGCAGGCGAGCGAACAAGCCCGCGATGCGCGCGCGATATTCTTCCGGGGCATAGCCGGAACGGGCATACCAGCGACGATACTGCCTCGCAAGCCGCGGAAATTTTTCATCGAGAAACGGAAAGAAAACCTTCTGCGCCGAAGGCATCAGGAAAAGCACGTTGGCGGCAAGCCACTGTGCCTGGTGCTTGGCGGCGGCCTCGGCCAGCGCCTCCAGGTCCGCTTCGCGGTCGGTGATGCCGGGCAGAACCGGCATCACGAAAACTCCGGCATGGAGTCCGGCCTGGCGCAACGCGGCCAAAGCTTTTAACCGCAAATCCGGCCGGGGAGCGCGCGGCTCGAGCGCCCGGGCGAGCCGCGCCCGAAGCGTCGTGATGGTGATATTGATGTGCAGGTCGGAGCGGCCGGCGATTTTCTGCAAGACGTCCACGTCGCGAACGATCTGGTTGGATTTGGTGGTAATCGAAAGGCTCAAGCCCCGCGCTTCCGCGAGCGTCTCCAGAATCTGGCGCGTCACGCCGAATTGCCGCTCGGCAGGCTGATAGGGATCGGTGGCGGTGCCGATGGCGATGCTCTCCCCTGAACGCACGCGGCCGAGCTCGTTCTTGAGCAGGCAAGCTGCATCCTGCTTGGCATAAATCTTCTGTTCAAAGGCGGCCGGGTCGAGCTCCATGTACTCGTGGGTGTAGCGAGCGTAGCAGTAGCGGCAGCCAAACTCGCAGCCGCGGTAAGGGTTGATCGTCCAGGTGAAGGGCACCCGCTCGGAATAACACCGGTTCAGGATCGAGCGGCAGCCGATGCGGAAGTATTCGACGTTGTTCTTTTCCTTTTCGAGCGGGGCGTTGGCAGCGAGGCGCGCGATGCCGATTAAACCAGCGTCGCCGGTTGCGCCCTGGTTAATCGGTTGCCCGGTGGGGGTGAGCCCTCTTGGGTTGGGTTGTGTCTCATCTGTGGAAGCGGGGCTATTCGGGGTCATGCCCGGTTGTCTTGCGAGCGAAGGGCTCGGCGGGTTGAGAAAGAGAGTGGGTGTCGTGGTTGCCATCGCGCGCCTCAAATGCCCGAGTGGTGTCATTCACCCGAGCTAGCCAGCGCCTTTCGATGGTCTTATTATCTTCGCTTTTTGTTCGCCCTGTCAAGCACAATCTTCGCTTTTTATTCGCCCATGACGATCTACGCGGATTGAGCTGAAAACAATGGATTACCACCGCGTCCTCGGGGCAAGCCGGGCGGGGGTCAGGGTAGCGGGCGAAACCTGGCGGTAAAGTGCCTCAAGAAGGGCGCCTGGTAGGTCAGCTCGAGGCCGCGAATTTTTTCGCGCCGCTTCCACACTTCCAGAATCGCTTCCACGACGTAGTCCACGTGGCTCTGGGTGTACACCCGTCGCGGGATGGCCAGCCGAACGAGGTCCATCGTGGCCGGGTGTTCGACGCCTTTTTCGTCTCTCTTCCCGAACATGAGCGTGCCGATTTCGACGGCCCGGATGCCGGCTTCGAGGTAAAGCTCCGCCGCCAGGGCGACGCCGGGAAAGCAAGTGGGCGGGATGTGCGGAAGAAAGGCCCGGGCATCCATATAAATCGCGTGGCCGCCGGGTGGCTGGACGATGGGCACGCCCTCCGAGGCGATGTGTTTGCCGAGGTAGGCGGTGGAAACGATGCGGTAGTTCAAATAGTCTTCGTGGAGCACCTCCTGCAGTCCGACCGCAATCGCCTCAAGGTCGCGCCCGGCAAGCCCGCCGTAGGTGGGAAATCCCTCCGTCAGGATGAGCAAATCTTTTTCCTGCTGGGCGAGCAGGTCGTCGTTGGTGCAAAGAAAGCCGCCGATATTCGCCAGGCCGTCTTTCTTGGCTGACATGGTGCAGCCGTCCGCGTAGGAGAATGTCTCGCGGGCAATCTCTTTGGGCGACTTCGAGCGAAAACCCTCTTCGCGCAGCTTGATAAAGTAGGAATTTTCAGCAAAGCGGCAGGCATCCAGGTAGAGGGGAATCTGGTAGCGGGCGCAGAGGGCGCGGGTTTCCCGGAGATTGGCCATGGAGACGGGCTGGCCGCCGCCGGAGTTGTTGGTAATGGTCATCATCACCAGCGGCACCCGCTTTGGCCCGACCCGCTCGATCAGCTCGCCCAGGCGCTTCACGTCCATGTTGCCCTTAAAGGGATGGAGCGTGGCCGGCTGGGTGCCTTCGGGAATGGGCAAGTCCACCGCTTCGGCGCCGAGAAATTCGATGTTTGCCCGGGTGGTATCGAAGTGGGTGTTATTGGGGACGACGTCGCCCTTCTTGCACATCACGCTGAACAGGATGCGTTCGGCGGCGCGGCCCTGGTGCGTGGGGATGACGTGCTTGAAGCCGAAAATATCGTCCACGCTTTGTTTGAAGCGGGCGAAGCTGGGCGAGCCGGCGTAGCTCTCATCGCCGCGCATCATCGCCGCCCACTGCTCGGTGGACATGGCGCCGGTGCCGCTGTCGGTGAGCAGGTCAATCAAGATGTCCTCCGAGTCAATCAAGAAGAGGTTGTAGCCGGCGGCCTCGAGCAGGCGCTGGCGCTCCGCGGGGCTGGTCTGGCGAATCGGCTCGACGCTCTTGATGCGAAACGGCTCGATGATCGTTTTGATGGGCATGGCAGGTTCCTTCGCCTGGGTCAGGACAGGCCTCGAAGCCGGCCCGGCGCCGAGCCATGCTAGCACGGCAGGCTAGAAAAACCGAAAAGCGAAAATCGAAACTCGAAATTCGGCGCAATGGAAACCCGAAATTTCAAAGTCGCAAAACGCCCCGGAACGTTTCAGAAAGTTACTTCCTTCTCCGGACTGCGGTTTTGGGTTTTGCGAGTTTCGAATTTCGCCGTTGAGGTTGCTGCCGGTGAGATTAGGCAAGGTGGGCTGGCCGGACGTCAGACATCAAGGCAGGGGCGGACCTCGGGCGGGCGGGGAACCTCGAAGCGGTCGTGGCGGTGGTAGAAGGCGACGATCACGCGGCCGATTGGCCGGCTATCGTGCGAGAGAATTTCCGCTGGTGTGAGCCGGACGCGCTCGCCTGCCTGGAGTGCCTCTTCCCAGGAGTCCTCAAACGTGCCGTGTTCGATGCGGACGCCGAGGCGATCGAGGTAAGCCTGGCGTCCCTGCTCGAGCCGGGCAAAGTAGTGCCCGTAAGTCGGGTCACCGCGCTCGCGGAATTTTCTCAGGAAGTCAGACTCCTCCCCCTTCAGCATCTGATGCCGCTGGGCGTAGAACTCGTTGAGCGCTTCAATGACGGTCAATAGCGCAATCGACCGCACCGCTTTGGTCCCCATATAGGTTCTATTATATTGGATTCAGGGAAGATAGCCTAGCGTTGCCCAAAAAAGTTGTAGTATTTTTGCTGGTACCAACTAACGCCTTTTGAATCAAGTGGATACGGTGGCGGGCGAGGTCGTCCGTCGCTCACCATTCCTGTGCTGCCACGGCGACTATTCTCGAAAGGGCTTCGAGGTCGGCCAGATCCACCACCTCAGCGGGAGAATGCGAGTAGCGCAGCGGCCAGCCGAGCGCCAGGTTCGAGGCGCCGTGGCGGAGAAAGACAGCGCCATCGTTGCCCCCGCCGGTGACGCCGTACTGGCTCAAGATGGAATGTTTTCTGGCGAGGGCGAGAATTTTCTGGACGTGGGCTGGCGCGGCCACGTAGCTATTGTCCACGGCGCGGACGACGAAGCCTTGGCCCAGCCGGCCATCGCCAAAGCGCTTGGACTCGAGCGGCGAATCGGCCGAGACAAACGTATCCACCGCGAAAACCACGTCGGTGGTGTTGTGATCGGCGTAGTATTTGGCCCCGCGAAGGCCAATCTCCTCTTCAGTGGACCAGACGAAGGTGACCTCATGCTGGAAGAGTTTCGGGTCAAGCTGCCAGGCGGCCGCCACCAGTGCCGCGCAGCCCACGCGGTCGTCAAAGCTCCGGCCATTGACGCGGCGTCCGAGGAGCTTGCGGAATTTCTTGGGCACCGTTACAAAGTCGCCCACCTTTACGCCCAAAGCTTCGGTGGCGGCTTTGGTTCGCGTGCCGAGGTCGGTCCGCCACTCGAAGCCCGGACGCTCGGGACGGGTCGTGAAAAAATCGGGGGCGGCATAACCTTCCGGCAATTCCATCACTCCGGGGATTTCCCTGCCTCCCTCCGCGCCACGAACCAGAATGGCGCGACCGGCAAAATAAACGGTGGCAAAGCCGCCCTTCGAATCGAGCGCAAGCCGGCCGTCAGCCAGGATCTCCCGCACCACCCAGCCGATTTCGTCCATGTGGGCCACAAAAACCAGTCGCGGGGAGCCTTTGCCCATGCGCAAAATCAGGTTTCCGTAAGGATCCGTCTCCACTCCGGCCCATGCGGGCAGAAGCCCGGCGATGGCTTTGCGCACAGCCGCCTCGTGTTGGCTGACGCCATAGACCTCGGTGAGGGTAGCGAGAATTTTCTCGGTGGAAGGGACTCCGGGCCGGGATGGCGGAGTGGCCGCTTTTGGTTTTTGCGCCGTAGCTTTTGAGGGGACAAGGAAACAGATGAAGCAAAAGAGGCAGAGGAGGCAGGGAAAAGAAGATCGATTTGGGAAGGATTCACCGGACATTTCGTTCTCCCTTCAGGCTCCCTTGAGGGCGCAACCTCACTGCTGGGCGTAGGCGGCCAACAATCGGACCAGCGCGTCGAGATCGGCGATGTCGATCATTTCAGCCGGCGAGAGCGGAAAACGCACCGCGATGCCGAGATGGGCAAAGCGCGGGGGAAATTGCGGCCCACCGGTGTAGCTCGAGCGCGGCAGGGCCGCCGCCGGCTCGCCCCGTGCCGGGATATTGCGCTCGGCGGCCAGTCTCGAGAGTTCGCCGGCAAGCGGCGCAGGCTTGCTCGGGTCGGCAATGGCAATCAAGACGCCGCTCGAAGGCTCGGCGGTTTTCTCACCCGGCCGGGGAGGCTGCAACCGGCCAACGATGATCCAATCGTTCGCGGGCACCTCTTGCGCCAGGCGATCCAGTCCTCTTCCGCCCACCCATTGTTGGGTCACAAAAGCGGCGACGAGCGTGCCTTTCAGCTTGGCTCCGCCCCCGGCGATGTTGATCCGGCCGAGCATTTCGAGAAGCGCCACCGCCCCAAAGCGGTCGCCGAGCGAGGGCGCGGTCACCATGCCGCCGCCCAACTTGTAGAAATGCTTTTCCATCGTGATGGGGTCGAGCAAATCCACCCCGGCGGCCCTGGCCTCCTTTTCGCTCGGCGCGCCGATGTCAATGAAGATGTCGTCCAGCTCGCGCACCGGCGTAGGATTGCTTCCCCGCGCGGTCATGAGGTGGACCGAGCGCGCCGCCACCACCCCGCTCAAGGCTTTCCCCGCCTTCGTAAAAACGGACACGGGTTGCGCCGTCAGCAAGGTGTCAAAGAAGGCAAACAATTGCCCCTGCGGCAGGCGCTGCACGCGGAGAAAACCGTCTTCGGTGATCCCGGAAACAACGTAGCCGATTTCGTCGATGGGCGCGGCCATCACCCGTGTGGGCTCGCCCGAGCCGAGCGTGACGATGACGTTGCCCAGATTGTCGGTCTTCGAGTCGAGCTTGAGAGCCTTCAGGCGTCTCTGGATTTCACCGGCCAGCGCCGACTCGTAACCCGGCACCGCCGACATCTCCGCGAGCTTCTGAAGTAGCTCGAGAGGCGCAGACCTCCCTTCCGGAGTGCTTTGAGCGACCGCCGAAGGCGACAGAAGCAGAATGGGAAGAGACAACCAACCGAGCGATCTCTTCCACTTGCCCTTCCACATGGAAAAGCCTCACATCTTCCGGATGAACCGATAGGAGTCCGCCCTCAAGCCAGGCGGGCAAGCCCGCCATCAGGCCAAGCGGGCAAGCGAACCTGCCGGAGGCAAACGGAGAGCAGGGAAAAGATAGTGCCACGAGAGCGTGGACGCAAGCTCTATGAGTTGACACGACCCCAATACCCATCTTTTCCCAAGCTTCGAGAAGCTTTGACGTCCTGTAGGACATCGCCGTCGCCAAGTTGCTTTTCCGCCCTCAGAGTGGACGTCGGCGAAGTTCGGTGTGCCAGAGTGTCATGGCGTATAATTGCCCGCAACCGTGACCCGTCCCGTTCATCCTCGTATCCTTTTGGGTCTTCTCTTCACTGGTTGGTGTTTGG is a window of Candidatus Acidiferrales bacterium DNA encoding:
- a CDS encoding protein-disulfide reductase DsbD domain-containing protein; translation: MGKGTEIRKEKLENRLFSIFYFLFSSLLVAGGLTANGPPLARAAQFPRRNEPIVRAQGYVSLQSVPQGGEFRVAVLAEIAPGYHINASKPLQEYLIPTQLRAQPPAGMRVLEAAYPKANLKEFAFSDEKMAVYDGTIVLGLRVATSPRIPRGEVALPLELRYQACNDKLCLPPTTLPLQVNVPLVSPGTAARAIHPEIFSKLVFGGKSR
- a CDS encoding TlpA disulfide reductase family protein is translated as MSSGQKTILGLLLVAGLVGGAYWYGRRSAPRAARSGTAASANRAPEFKIKDLEGREVRMSDLEGKVVLVNFWATWCKPCTIEIPWLIELQKKYGEKGFTVVGIAMDEEGAKVVAPYAQQAKVNYPIWIGDEEVATKFGGILGIPTSFLISKNGQIVERYLGILLAYEDQVNEQIAKEL
- a CDS encoding cytochrome c biogenesis protein CcdA; protein product: MVDVTFATAFLAGLISFLSPCVLPLVPGYVSLISGLSVEQLQDSEQAKLGPILASSLAFVLGFSVVFVALGASASAVGKFLLLNKPLFYKIAGAIIILFGLHLTGLLKISYLYREKRFQGAPGKMGWLGAFVIGLAFAFGWTPCIGPILGTVLTLAATKEKVSEGINLLAVYSAGLGLPFLLTTLGINGFLRFYRRFRRHLQAVEVFSGILLLAVGLLIFFNRLTWLSNQLAFLNRFVW
- a CDS encoding radical SAM protein, which translates into the protein MATTTPTLFLNPPSPSLARQPGMTPNSPASTDETQPNPRGLTPTGQPINQGATGDAGLIGIARLAANAPLEKEKNNVEYFRIGCRSILNRCYSERVPFTWTINPYRGCEFGCRYCYARYTHEYMELDPAAFEQKIYAKQDAACLLKNELGRVRSGESIAIGTATDPYQPAERQFGVTRQILETLAEARGLSLSITTKSNQIVRDVDVLQKIAGRSDLHINITITTLRARLARALEPRAPRPDLRLKALAALRQAGLHAGVFVMPVLPGITDREADLEALAEAAAKHQAQWLAANVLFLMPSAQKVFFPFLDEKFPRLARQYRRWYARSGYAPEEYRARIAGLFARLRAKHGFASRPYEPDRFALNQTVQGLAAPEPQMSLGFVFPPTKTILPDFRMNPC
- a CDS encoding tryptophanase, with amino-acid sequence MPIKTIIEPFRIKSVEPIRQTSPAERQRLLEAAGYNLFLIDSEDILIDLLTDSGTGAMSTEQWAAMMRGDESYAGSPSFARFKQSVDDIFGFKHVIPTHQGRAAERILFSVMCKKGDVVPNNTHFDTTRANIEFLGAEAVDLPIPEGTQPATLHPFKGNMDVKRLGELIERVGPKRVPLVMMTITNNSGGGQPVSMANLRETRALCARYQIPLYLDACRFAENSYFIKLREEGFRSKSPKEIARETFSYADGCTMSAKKDGLANIGGFLCTNDDLLAQQEKDLLILTEGFPTYGGLAGRDLEAIAVGLQEVLHEDYLNYRIVSTAYLGKHIASEGVPIVQPPGGHAIYMDARAFLPHIPPTCFPGVALAAELYLEAGIRAVEIGTLMFGKRDEKGVEHPATMDLVRLAIPRRVYTQSHVDYVVEAILEVWKRREKIRGLELTYQAPFLRHFTARFRPLP
- a CDS encoding DUF6022 family protein, with the protein product MGTKAVRSIALLTVIEALNEFYAQRHQMLKGEESDFLRKFRERGDPTYGHYFARLEQGRQAYLDRLGVRIEHGTFEDSWEEALQAGERVRLTPAEILSHDSRPIGRVIVAFYHRHDRFEVPRPPEVRPCLDV
- a CDS encoding M20/M25/M40 family metallo-hydrolase, whose product is MRKAIAGLLPAWAGVETDPYGNLILRMGKGSPRLVFVAHMDEIGWVVREILADGRLALDSKGGFATVYFAGRAILVRGAEGGREIPGVMELPEGYAAPDFFTTRPERPGFEWRTDLGTRTKAATEALGVKVGDFVTVPKKFRKLLGRRVNGRSFDDRVGCAALVAAAWQLDPKLFQHEVTFVWSTEEEIGLRGAKYYADHNTTDVVFAVDTFVSADSPLESKRFGDGRLGQGFVVRAVDNSYVAAPAHVQKILALARKHSILSQYGVTGGGNDGAVFLRHGASNLALGWPLRYSHSPAEVVDLADLEALSRIVAVAAQEW